In a genomic window of Aggregatimonas sangjinii:
- a CDS encoding aldo/keto reductase, whose amino-acid sequence MKQITNLGGGFTLRNGVQMPYLGLGTYMADNENEVSDAVRHALNMGYRHIDTASIYKNEEGVGKGIRESDVARSELFVVSKVWNADQGYEETLRAFEQSLDRLQLDYLDLYLIHWPVTEKYKETWRAMEKLYAEKLIRAIGVSNFLEHHLEDLMGASEVAPMVNQMEFHPFLVQQELIDYCSTHGIQYEAWSPFMQGKLFEIDFCDPLVEKYNKTAAQLILRYNLQKGVVTIPKSVNKERIRSNADIFDFELADTDIKYLDSLDRGERTGPDPDNFDF is encoded by the coding sequence ATGAAACAAATAACGAATTTAGGAGGTGGTTTTACCTTGCGAAATGGGGTACAAATGCCTTATTTAGGTTTGGGTACCTATATGGCCGACAATGAAAATGAGGTTTCCGATGCCGTTCGCCATGCATTGAATATGGGCTATCGGCATATTGATACTGCAAGTATCTACAAAAATGAAGAAGGCGTAGGTAAAGGTATTCGGGAAAGTGATGTTGCCCGATCGGAATTATTTGTGGTGAGTAAGGTGTGGAATGCCGACCAAGGCTATGAGGAAACCCTCAGGGCATTTGAGCAGAGTCTGGATAGATTACAGCTCGATTATTTGGACCTTTACCTTATCCACTGGCCAGTAACTGAGAAGTATAAGGAAACTTGGAGGGCCATGGAAAAGCTATACGCTGAAAAACTCATTCGCGCCATTGGAGTAAGTAATTTTCTGGAACATCATTTGGAAGACTTGATGGGCGCTAGCGAGGTGGCACCGATGGTCAATCAAATGGAGTTTCACCCGTTTCTCGTACAACAAGAGCTGATCGATTACTGTTCTACCCATGGCATACAATACGAAGCGTGGTCCCCTTTTATGCAAGGCAAACTCTTCGAAATAGATTTCTGCGATCCACTGGTCGAAAAATATAATAAAACGGCCGCGCAGCTGATTTTAAGGTACAACCTTCAAAAGGGAGTCGTTACAATCCCTAAATCCGTTAACAAAGAACGCATTCGTAGCAATGCAGACATTTTTGATTTTGAACTTGCTGATACGGATATAAAATACCTGGATAGTCTAGATAGGGGAGAACGGACAGGCCCTGATCCCGATAACTTTGACTTTTGA
- a CDS encoding murein hydrolase activator EnvC family protein, whose protein sequence is MAFAQTGEQKSLEAKRERLQKEIAEINRLLFAKKKEKGTVLDQMEALDKKINVSQELIKVSDQESNLLNRQINTNVNSISELRGDLTSLKEEYATIIQKSYQNRSQQNRLMFLLSSESFFQAFKRLQYMKQYTDYRREQGEQIQEKTKQLTQLNSDLIEQRKKKDALIAQNKKAKAQLMREMKVQKALLGSIRQNESQYAAQVQQKTKEAKKIDKQIEEVIKRAILAANKASGIKTKSTSKFVLTPEATIIANNFSANKGRLIWPVDKGIKSQGFGVYNDAVYPGIKHESNGVIIATDEGTKARSIFKGEVIAILSVPGGKKGVQVKHGNYISTYYNLSELYVKKGDVVDVKTELGLIYTNRSNGQTRLKFYLYEDTDKLNPEEWLYLL, encoded by the coding sequence TTGGCTTTTGCCCAAACGGGCGAGCAAAAGTCATTAGAGGCCAAACGGGAACGCCTTCAAAAGGAAATCGCCGAAATCAATCGACTGCTTTTCGCGAAAAAAAAGGAAAAAGGAACTGTTCTCGATCAGATGGAAGCCTTGGACAAAAAAATAAATGTCAGCCAAGAATTGATCAAGGTAAGCGATCAAGAATCCAATCTTCTGAACAGACAGATCAATACCAACGTCAATAGTATTTCTGAATTACGAGGCGATTTGACGTCACTCAAAGAAGAATACGCGACCATTATTCAGAAGTCTTACCAAAACCGTTCCCAGCAGAATAGATTAATGTTCTTGTTATCGTCCGAAAGCTTTTTTCAAGCGTTTAAGCGGTTGCAATATATGAAGCAGTATACCGATTACAGGCGGGAACAAGGCGAGCAAATTCAGGAAAAAACCAAGCAATTGACGCAATTGAACTCCGATCTTATTGAACAACGCAAGAAAAAGGACGCCTTGATCGCACAGAACAAAAAGGCAAAAGCACAATTGATGCGCGAAATGAAAGTTCAAAAGGCATTATTGGGCTCGATACGACAAAATGAAAGCCAGTATGCAGCGCAGGTACAGCAAAAAACAAAGGAGGCCAAAAAGATAGACAAGCAAATCGAGGAAGTTATCAAAAGAGCCATTTTAGCCGCGAATAAAGCATCGGGAATCAAAACCAAAAGTACCTCTAAGTTCGTTTTAACACCGGAGGCGACCATCATTGCCAATAATTTTTCCGCGAACAAGGGCCGACTGATCTGGCCCGTTGACAAGGGAATTAAAAGTCAGGGCTTCGGGGTGTACAACGATGCCGTGTATCCTGGAATTAAACACGAAAGCAATGGAGTAATCATCGCGACCGATGAAGGCACCAAGGCCCGATCGATTTTTAAGGGTGAAGTCATTGCCATCCTGTCCGTTCCCGGCGGGAAAAAGGGCGTACAGGTAAAACACGGGAACTACATTAGTACCTATTACAATCTCTCTGAACTATATGTGAAAAAAGGCGATGTCGTAGATGTGAAAACCGAACTGGGGCTGATTTATACCAATCGGTCGAACGGCCAGACACGTTTAAAATTCTACCTTTATGAAGACACGGATAAACTCAATCCGGAGGAATGGTTATACCTATTATAA
- a CDS encoding DUF4292 domain-containing protein: MKVLFSLVRGSFTAVMLFLVISSCKSTKVVTDGTVNANLTAKTIIKQHYQNQLDFKTIRGKLKIDYSDGSTEQSVPLTLRMEKDKAIWVSAPLGIVKAYITPGRVSFYNKLQNEYFDGDFTFLSNMLGTELDFNQVQNLLLGQALIDLKEGKYDTQIANDSYQLKPKKAAELFKILFQIEPKNFKMASQQLSQPLKKRLLQINYTNYQKIGNWILPNLIDIAATDGNVQSKIAIEYRNIEFDQELRFPYKIPNGFKEIVLKEVDL, encoded by the coding sequence ATGAAGGTACTTTTCAGCCTAGTAAGAGGAAGTTTTACAGCGGTTATGCTGTTCTTGGTCATCAGTTCGTGCAAAAGCACCAAAGTGGTCACGGATGGCACCGTAAATGCCAATTTGACCGCCAAGACGATTATTAAGCAGCATTACCAGAATCAATTGGACTTTAAAACGATACGCGGCAAGTTGAAAATCGACTATTCCGATGGGAGTACCGAGCAAAGTGTACCGCTAACACTGCGAATGGAAAAGGATAAGGCCATCTGGGTCAGTGCCCCTTTGGGCATCGTAAAGGCTTATATTACGCCTGGAAGGGTTTCGTTTTACAACAAACTTCAGAACGAATATTTTGACGGCGATTTTACCTTTTTAAGTAACATGCTAGGCACCGAACTCGATTTCAATCAGGTACAGAACCTTTTGTTGGGGCAGGCGCTTATCGATTTGAAAGAAGGTAAGTACGACACACAGATTGCCAATGACAGCTATCAACTGAAACCCAAAAAAGCGGCCGAGCTGTTCAAAATCCTTTTCCAAATAGAACCCAAAAACTTTAAAATGGCATCGCAGCAGCTTTCGCAACCGCTGAAAAAAAGGCTGTTGCAGATCAATTATACCAATTACCAGAAAATCGGTAACTGGATACTCCCTAACCTAATTGATATCGCCGCTACTGATGGGAACGTGCAAAGTAAGATTGCCATTGAATACCGCAATATCGAGTTTGACCAAGAACTCAGATTTCCATATAAAATACCAAATGGTTTTAAAGAAATCGTTTTGAAAGAGGTTGATTTATAA
- a CDS encoding tetratricopeptide repeat protein, translating into MYKGFCITLLLTGFLLIPSINYAQEPDPEIRAEESAEVSLEDYTDEFQENFFEALKQKGIENYDRAINLFLECKRLDADNRVIDHELAKVYLKDKQFPLAEDYAIIALNADPENLWYLKTLVDIVQVQSGSFNSVLANIPYENPKLKENLALIYYRSGNYEAARNVLKEVRKSPFSEDLSLKVNDSLAKQEAERKTVSFSTTSNSEQEGSMMSYKMRIEGLFATDSTVFLLQVSEEALEAYPAQPYFYYANGYALNQKGKYREAIVILEAGLDYMLGDISLENKFYTALSDAYKAMNNSVKANMYLRKIKPGF; encoded by the coding sequence ATGTACAAAGGTTTTTGCATAACATTATTGTTAACCGGATTTCTTCTCATTCCGTCAATTAACTATGCTCAAGAACCCGACCCCGAAATTCGCGCGGAAGAAAGTGCCGAGGTTTCCCTCGAGGACTATACCGATGAATTTCAGGAAAACTTTTTCGAGGCCCTAAAGCAAAAAGGAATTGAAAATTACGATAGGGCCATCAATCTCTTTTTGGAATGCAAACGACTGGATGCCGATAACCGGGTCATTGATCATGAATTGGCGAAGGTGTATCTTAAAGACAAACAATTCCCGCTAGCGGAAGATTATGCGATAATCGCTTTAAACGCCGACCCGGAGAATTTGTGGTACTTGAAGACCTTGGTCGATATCGTTCAAGTGCAAAGTGGTTCGTTCAACAGTGTGTTGGCTAACATCCCCTATGAGAATCCCAAACTAAAAGAGAACTTGGCCTTGATTTATTACCGTAGCGGTAATTATGAAGCCGCTCGAAATGTCTTGAAGGAAGTCCGTAAATCTCCGTTTAGCGAAGACCTGTCGCTCAAGGTGAATGATTCCCTTGCGAAACAAGAGGCGGAACGAAAAACAGTGTCTTTTTCAACTACCTCCAATTCCGAACAGGAAGGCTCGATGATGTCCTATAAAATGCGTATCGAAGGACTGTTCGCAACCGATAGCACCGTGTTTTTGCTACAAGTATCGGAAGAAGCATTGGAGGCCTATCCTGCGCAACCTTATTTCTACTATGCCAATGGCTATGCCCTGAACCAAAAAGGGAAATACCGTGAAGCCATTGTAATTTTGGAGGCTGGCCTGGATTATATGTTGGGCGATATTTCGTTGGAGAATAAGTTTTACACCGCCCTTTCCGATGCGTATAAGGCAATGAATAATTCAGTGAAGGCAAATATGTACCTTCGCAAGATAAAACCTGGATTTTAA
- the dut gene encoding dUTP diphosphatase → MNINIINKSNHQLPHYETGASAGMDLRANISESVTLQPLERAIIKTGLFIALPVGFEAQVRPRSGLAAKKGITVLNAPGTIDADYRGEIGVILVNLSNEPFVIEEGERIAQLVIAKHERAKWVEVTELSETARGVGGFGSTGIK, encoded by the coding sequence ATGAACATCAACATCATCAACAAATCGAATCACCAATTGCCCCATTATGAAACGGGTGCCTCTGCCGGAATGGATTTAAGAGCCAATATTTCGGAATCGGTAACGTTACAACCTTTAGAGCGGGCTATCATTAAAACGGGGCTATTTATAGCGTTGCCCGTTGGCTTTGAGGCCCAAGTACGACCGAGAAGTGGTTTGGCCGCCAAAAAAGGCATTACAGTACTCAACGCACCCGGAACCATTGATGCCGATTATAGGGGCGAGATTGGCGTGATTCTTGTAAACTTGTCAAACGAACCTTTCGTGATAGAAGAAGGGGAACGTATCGCTCAATTGGTCATTGCCAAGCACGAACGTGCCAAATGGGTCGAGGTTACCGAGTTGTCCGAAACTGCTCGCGGCGTAGGTGGTTTTGGGAGTACGGGCATTAAATAG
- a CDS encoding lipopolysaccharide biosynthesis protein, producing MNPLKKLFKQTAIYGLATVLPRMLTFILVPVYTSVMAPGLYGEVSIIFAWFAIFNVFLAYGMETAFFRFYSKSDDKETVVSTSLISVAASTLAFLFVAALFQNSMAGLLEIDSKYIKYVIIILGLDALVMIPFAWLRANEKPMRYAVIKILNVAVNLGLNLFFLIALPRMMESNPDGFFSWMYKPNFEISYIFISMLVASGLTFLLMLPLYLKTTYRFDKVLWNSMMQYAWPVLIAGIAFTINEVFDRILLERLLDPAVAESKVGMYSACYKLGLFMTLFATAFRMGIEPFFFSHAGSENPQKAYAQITNYFVVLGSIILLAVVVFADVLKVIFVQDEAYWEAMDIVPLIVLASFFLGIYHNLSVWYKVTDKTRYGALISVIGAIITIGINYIFIPYIGYMASAIATVMAYGSMMVISYYLGKSRYPVPYNFRKILFYLSISILFSFLSFYVFHRNLIAGSIFLALFLGLVYKLENDILRKIFIKKRA from the coding sequence TTGAATCCACTCAAAAAATTGTTCAAGCAAACCGCTATTTATGGCTTGGCTACGGTATTGCCGCGGATGCTTACTTTTATTCTGGTACCTGTTTATACCTCCGTCATGGCTCCTGGGCTCTATGGGGAGGTGAGTATCATCTTCGCCTGGTTTGCTATTTTCAATGTCTTTCTTGCCTACGGTATGGAAACAGCTTTCTTCCGTTTTTATAGTAAATCGGATGATAAGGAGACTGTCGTTTCCACCTCATTGATTTCGGTGGCCGCCTCGACCTTGGCTTTCCTATTCGTAGCGGCATTGTTCCAAAATAGTATGGCCGGCTTATTGGAAATCGACTCAAAGTATATCAAATACGTGATTATAATTTTGGGTCTGGACGCGCTGGTCATGATTCCATTTGCGTGGCTCAGAGCCAATGAAAAACCAATGCGCTATGCGGTGATCAAGATATTGAACGTGGCCGTAAATCTTGGATTGAATCTTTTTTTCCTTATCGCCCTTCCCAGAATGATGGAAAGTAATCCGGATGGTTTTTTCTCTTGGATGTACAAGCCTAATTTCGAAATCTCCTACATCTTTATTTCCATGTTGGTTGCAAGTGGTTTGACATTCTTGTTGATGCTGCCGCTTTATCTGAAAACAACGTATCGCTTTGATAAAGTGCTATGGAATAGCATGATGCAATATGCTTGGCCTGTTTTGATTGCCGGAATCGCATTTACGATTAATGAAGTCTTCGATCGTATTCTTTTAGAGCGTTTGCTCGATCCCGCGGTTGCGGAGAGCAAGGTGGGAATGTATTCCGCATGCTACAAACTCGGGCTTTTTATGACACTTTTCGCCACGGCATTTCGGATGGGCATCGAACCTTTTTTCTTTAGTCACGCGGGAAGCGAAAATCCACAAAAAGCGTATGCCCAGATTACCAATTATTTCGTGGTATTGGGCAGTATCATATTACTTGCGGTGGTCGTTTTCGCAGATGTGCTAAAGGTTATTTTTGTGCAGGATGAGGCGTACTGGGAGGCAATGGATATTGTACCCCTCATCGTTTTGGCCAGCTTTTTTCTGGGCATCTATCATAACCTTTCCGTATGGTACAAGGTTACCGACAAAACACGCTATGGGGCTTTGATATCGGTCATCGGAGCGATTATAACAATTGGTATTAATTATATTTTTATTCCGTATATCGGCTATATGGCCTCAGCCATAGCGACCGTCATGGCCTACGGGAGTATGATGGTCATTTCGTATTACCTTGGAAAGTCTCGGTATCCCGTTCCCTACAATTTTAGAAAAATCTTATTTTATCTTTCGATTTCTATTCTATTCTCGTTCCTTTCCTTTTATGTGTTTCATAGGAATTTGATCGCCGGGAGCATTTTCTTGGCCTTGTTTCTTGGGTTGGTGTATAAATTAGAAAATGATATATTAAGGAAGATATTTATAAAAAAAAGAGCTTAG
- a CDS encoding RNA polymerase sigma factor: protein MKQEASHFEEIYQANYPRVIRICRGYVNGDEQLAKDLAQEVFIKVWRCLATFRNESSIATWIYRITVNTCLLQLRKKKYHNNAKALETYSETEEEEGPSKEKQLKKMYQCINTLSEENRGIILLELEGLPQKEIATVIGFSHEAIRVRVHRIKNSLTKCVQNDGI, encoded by the coding sequence ATGAAGCAAGAGGCATCCCATTTTGAGGAAATCTATCAAGCGAATTACCCACGGGTCATACGTATATGCAGGGGTTACGTAAACGGAGATGAACAGCTGGCGAAGGATTTGGCCCAGGAAGTATTCATCAAAGTGTGGCGCTGTTTGGCAACTTTTCGGAACGAGTCCAGCATCGCAACTTGGATTTATCGGATTACCGTAAATACCTGTTTGCTACAGTTGCGTAAAAAGAAATATCATAATAATGCAAAGGCCCTTGAAACGTATTCTGAAACTGAGGAAGAAGAAGGGCCATCCAAAGAAAAGCAACTAAAAAAAATGTACCAGTGCATCAATACACTTTCCGAGGAGAATAGAGGCATTATTTTGTTGGAGTTGGAAGGACTTCCCCAAAAAGAAATCGCTACGGTCATAGGCTTCTCGCATGAAGCGATTCGCGTACGGGTACATCGTATTAAAAATAGCTTAACTAAATGTGTTCAAAATGACGGAATTTGA
- a CDS encoding alpha/beta fold hydrolase, translating into MQTLKKVVVMWMFISSAFLYAQDHPFEVTVKGEGQPVLLFPGFTCTGAVWDDTVAELSKNYECHVFTFAGFGDVAPIETPWLPKIKEAINRYVEEKELKAPIVLGHSLGGALGLWLAIDEEHPYSKLIVVEALPSTGALMMPNFKSENMVYESPWNQQMLAMDDTSFEKMAVQMASGMTLKPHKKEQLKDWILMADRETYVYGYTDLLRLDLREDIVKITIPVTILAATKPYGLEMAKKTYEGQYSNLAEYKIKYAEDAAHFIMYDQPEWFLNQLTKALQY; encoded by the coding sequence ATGCAGACGTTGAAAAAAGTAGTAGTAATGTGGATGTTTATCTCATCCGCTTTTTTGTATGCGCAAGACCATCCTTTTGAGGTGACGGTAAAAGGAGAAGGGCAGCCGGTTTTATTATTTCCGGGATTTACCTGTACGGGAGCCGTTTGGGACGACACCGTCGCGGAACTATCGAAAAACTACGAATGTCATGTGTTTACCTTTGCGGGTTTTGGGGATGTAGCTCCGATTGAAACACCATGGCTTCCCAAAATCAAAGAGGCAATCAATCGCTACGTTGAGGAGAAAGAGCTTAAAGCTCCAATTGTACTGGGCCATAGTCTTGGTGGTGCCTTGGGCTTGTGGTTGGCCATAGACGAGGAACATCCGTACTCCAAGTTGATTGTTGTTGAAGCCCTACCTTCGACAGGAGCGCTGATGATGCCCAACTTTAAGAGCGAAAACATGGTGTATGAAAGTCCATGGAACCAACAAATGCTGGCGATGGATGATACTTCCTTTGAGAAAATGGCCGTTCAAATGGCGTCGGGAATGACCTTGAAACCACATAAAAAGGAGCAGCTAAAAGATTGGATACTAATGGCTGACCGAGAAACCTATGTGTACGGTTATACGGATTTATTAAGATTGGACTTAAGGGAAGACATCGTGAAAATCACCATTCCCGTCACTATTTTGGCGGCGACAAAGCCCTATGGTCTGGAAATGGCCAAAAAGACTTATGAAGGACAATACAGTAATCTGGCGGAATATAAAATCAAATATGCCGAGGATGCCGCCCATTTTATCATGTACGATCAACCGGAATGGTTTTTAAATCAGCTTACAAAAGCGTTGCAATATTAA
- a CDS encoding TCR/Tet family MFS transporter: MQSKKTALLFIFITILVDVIGIGIILPIIPDLIMELTGEGTAMAVIYGMWLTTAFAGMQFLFSPILGEISDQYGRRPILLIALLGLSIDYLIHAWAPTIIWLFLGRFLAGITGASFTVASAYIADISTKEEKAKNFGLIGAAFGLGFIIGPGIGGFFGEVDIRLPFYIAAGLTFSNFLFGYFFVPESLTPENRRPINVLKMIPGVSLASLRNYKGVLLLIVAFFLANLAGQSLPAVWSYYGIERYDWSPREIGISLMVVGLLVAVVQGFLVGIVVKKIGKKRTVVIGFTLWTIGMFLFSQASEPWMLYAFLVPYALGGVAGPTIQGIISNQVSEKEQGNLQGAITGLLSVTAILGQLLFSPVFYYFIRPEADIYFPGAPYALAALLLFLAFLFAFMAMKKMDLQDDESVHSKDVLPH, from the coding sequence ATGCAATCCAAAAAAACCGCGCTACTCTTTATTTTCATCACCATTCTGGTGGATGTCATAGGTATCGGTATCATCCTTCCCATAATCCCGGATCTCATCATGGAACTGACAGGGGAAGGTACGGCCATGGCCGTCATTTATGGGATGTGGTTGACGACTGCCTTTGCTGGAATGCAATTCTTGTTTTCTCCGATTCTAGGGGAGATTTCCGATCAGTACGGGAGACGCCCGATTTTACTGATCGCCCTCTTGGGACTGAGTATCGATTACTTGATCCATGCCTGGGCCCCGACCATCATCTGGTTGTTCTTAGGACGGTTTCTCGCAGGCATTACCGGGGCAAGTTTCACCGTGGCTTCCGCATACATTGCAGATATTAGTACTAAGGAAGAAAAGGCTAAAAATTTCGGATTGATAGGCGCTGCATTCGGCTTAGGATTTATCATAGGCCCTGGTATTGGTGGTTTTTTTGGTGAAGTCGATATTCGACTTCCGTTCTATATCGCCGCTGGCCTGACGTTTTCGAATTTTCTATTTGGCTACTTCTTTGTACCGGAATCCCTTACCCCTGAAAATAGAAGACCGATCAATGTACTGAAAATGATTCCGGGCGTTTCTTTGGCGAGCCTACGAAACTACAAAGGTGTTTTGCTCTTGATCGTCGCTTTTTTTCTGGCCAATTTAGCTGGGCAGTCACTGCCAGCGGTCTGGTCCTATTACGGAATCGAGCGGTATGATTGGAGTCCGCGTGAAATAGGGATTTCCCTTATGGTGGTAGGCTTACTGGTGGCGGTAGTTCAAGGCTTTTTAGTGGGTATTGTCGTGAAAAAAATCGGAAAGAAAAGAACGGTTGTCATTGGTTTTACACTTTGGACGATTGGAATGTTCCTTTTTTCGCAAGCCTCCGAACCCTGGATGTTGTATGCCTTTTTGGTTCCGTATGCCTTAGGTGGTGTGGCAGGGCCCACTATTCAGGGTATTATCTCAAATCAGGTCTCTGAAAAGGAGCAGGGAAATTTACAAGGGGCCATAACCGGCTTATTAAGTGTTACCGCTATTTTGGGTCAGCTGTTGTTCTCGCCGGTTTTTTACTATTTTATTCGTCCAGAGGCCGATATCTACTTTCCGGGAGCGCCCTATGCCTTAGCGGCCCTATTGTTGTTCTTGGCCTTTCTTTTCGCCTTTATGGCCATGAAAAAGATGGATTTACAAGACGATGAATCCGTTCACTCCAAAGACGTTCTTCCCCATTAA
- the atpG gene encoding ATP synthase F1 subunit gamma — MANLKEIRNRIASVSSTMQITSAMKMVSAAKLKKAQDAITAMRPYSDKLTELLQSLSASLDGDAGSKFADNREVNKVLIVAITSNRGLAGAFNSNILKQCTILINETYAGKQVDFMAIGKKANDFLNKKSNVIANHSGLYDDLTFENTAVIAEDLMERFTSGEYDKIEVVYNKFKNAATQIVMTEQFLPIVPVEGGEATSGDYIFEPSKPEIVAQLIPKSLKTQLYKGIRDSFASEHGARMTAMHKATDNATELRDQLKLTYNKARQAAITNEILEIVGGAEALNN, encoded by the coding sequence ATGGCGAATCTAAAAGAAATAAGAAACAGGATAGCATCGGTATCGTCGACCATGCAGATTACCAGTGCCATGAAAATGGTATCTGCTGCAAAATTGAAGAAAGCCCAGGATGCTATTACCGCTATGCGACCTTATTCTGATAAGCTTACCGAGCTTTTGCAGAGTTTGAGTGCGAGCTTAGATGGTGATGCAGGAAGTAAATTTGCCGACAATCGGGAAGTGAACAAGGTGCTTATTGTTGCGATTACCTCGAACAGGGGACTTGCGGGAGCATTTAATTCCAACATCCTAAAACAATGTACCATTTTGATTAATGAGACCTATGCCGGAAAGCAGGTCGATTTTATGGCCATCGGGAAGAAGGCAAATGATTTTCTGAACAAAAAATCTAATGTAATCGCCAATCACAGTGGTTTATATGACGATTTGACCTTTGAAAACACGGCTGTCATTGCAGAAGACCTGATGGAACGTTTCACCAGTGGAGAATATGATAAAATAGAGGTCGTCTACAACAAATTCAAAAATGCTGCGACCCAAATTGTAATGACGGAACAGTTCTTGCCGATTGTTCCTGTTGAAGGCGGTGAAGCAACTAGTGGCGATTATATTTTTGAACCCTCCAAACCGGAAATCGTTGCGCAGTTGATACCAAAGTCATTGAAAACGCAGCTTTACAAGGGTATTCGTGATTCGTTTGCTAGTGAACACGGTGCACGAATGACGGCTATGCACAAGGCGACCGATAATGCTACCGAATTGCGCGACCAGTTAAAACTTACATATAACAAAGCAAGACAGGCAGCCATTACCAATGAGATTTTAGAGATTGTTGGTGGTGCCGAAGCGTTAAATAATTAA
- the atpA gene encoding F0F1 ATP synthase subunit alpha: MAGVKAAEVSAILKQQLSNFEATASLDEVGTVLQVGDGIARVYGLSNAEYGELVEFDGGLKGIVLNLEEDNVGVVLLSPSRDVKEGSVVKRTQTIASINVGEGIVGRVVNTLGAPIDGKGPISGETYEMPLERKAPGVIFREPVTEPLQTGIKAIDAMIPVGRGQRELVIGDRQTGKTTVCIDTILNQKEFYDAGEPVYCIYVAIGQKASTVAGIAQTLQDKGALAYTTIVAANASDPAPMQVYAPMAGAAIGEYFRDTGRPALIIYDDLSKQAVAYREVSLLLRRPPGREAYPGDVFYLHSRLLERSAKVINNDAIAKDMNDLPDSLKPMVKGGGSLTALPIIETQAGDVSAYIPTNVISITDGQIFLEQDLFNQGVRPAINVGISVSRVGGNAQIKSMKKVAGTLKLDQAQFRELEAFAKFGSDLDAATLNVIEKGRRNVEILKQAQNDPFTVEDQVAIIYAGSKNLLRDVPVEKVKEFERDYIEFLNAKHRGTLDTLKAGKLTDEVIDVLTSVAKDLSGKYRS, encoded by the coding sequence ATGGCAGGAGTAAAAGCCGCTGAAGTATCAGCAATTTTAAAACAACAATTATCGAATTTTGAAGCTACGGCCTCCTTGGACGAAGTAGGAACGGTATTACAAGTAGGTGATGGTATCGCACGTGTGTACGGGCTATCGAATGCTGAATACGGAGAATTGGTAGAGTTCGACGGTGGTCTTAAGGGTATCGTTTTGAACTTGGAAGAAGACAATGTGGGGGTAGTACTATTGAGCCCATCACGTGATGTAAAAGAAGGTTCGGTTGTAAAACGAACCCAAACCATTGCTTCGATCAATGTTGGTGAAGGTATTGTTGGTCGTGTTGTGAATACTTTAGGAGCACCTATCGATGGAAAAGGGCCCATTTCAGGGGAGACGTATGAAATGCCATTGGAGCGCAAAGCGCCAGGGGTTATCTTTCGTGAGCCGGTAACCGAGCCTTTACAAACTGGTATTAAGGCAATCGACGCAATGATTCCCGTAGGTCGAGGCCAAAGGGAACTTGTCATCGGTGACCGTCAAACGGGTAAGACTACCGTTTGTATCGATACCATCTTGAATCAAAAGGAATTTTACGACGCAGGGGAACCTGTGTATTGTATTTACGTGGCCATCGGACAAAAAGCATCCACGGTAGCGGGCATCGCCCAGACCTTGCAGGATAAAGGAGCCTTGGCCTATACGACTATCGTTGCCGCAAACGCATCCGATCCCGCACCAATGCAGGTATACGCCCCAATGGCGGGTGCTGCGATTGGAGAGTATTTTCGTGATACAGGGCGCCCTGCTTTGATCATCTACGATGATTTGTCAAAACAAGCGGTTGCCTATCGTGAGGTATCACTTCTTTTGAGAAGACCTCCGGGACGTGAAGCATATCCTGGTGACGTTTTCTACCTACACTCCCGTTTATTGGAGCGTTCGGCAAAAGTCATCAATAACGATGCAATTGCTAAAGACATGAACGATTTGCCGGATTCCTTGAAGCCGATGGTAAAGGGTGGCGGTTCATTAACAGCCTTGCCTATTATCGAAACGCAGGCAGGTGATGTTTCGGCCTATATTCCAACGAACGTAATTTCGATTACCGACGGACAGATATTCTTAGAGCAGGATTTATTTAACCAAGGGGTTCGTCCAGCGATCAACGTAGGTATCTCCGTATCGCGTGTGGGTGGTAACGCGCAGATAAAGTCAATGAAAAAAGTAGCCGGTACCTTGAAGTTAGATCAGGCGCAATTCCGTGAATTGGAGGCTTTTGCCAAGTTCGGTTCCGATTTGGATGCCGCTACCTTGAACGTTATCGAAAAAGGACGTCGTAATGTTGAAATCCTAAAACAAGCGCAGAACGACCCGTTTACCGTAGAAGATCAAGTGGCGATTATCTACGCGGGGTCTAAAAACCTTTTACGTGATGTGCCCGTTGAAAAAGTAAAGGAATTTGAAAGGGACTATATCGAATTCTTGAACGCGAAGCACAGAGGTACTTTGGATACGCTTAAAGCTGGGAAGTTGACCGATGAGGTCATCGATGTTCTTACCTCCGTTGCGAAAGATCTATCGGGGAAGTATAGAAGTTAA